One window of Medicago truncatula cultivar Jemalong A17 chromosome 2, MtrunA17r5.0-ANR, whole genome shotgun sequence genomic DNA carries:
- the LOC25487375 gene encoding eukaryotic translation initiation factor 3 subunit E has translation MAEYDLTPRIAPNLDRHLVFPLLEFLQERQLYNDNHILKAKIDLLNNTNMVDYAMDIHKTLYQTEDVPQDMIERRADVVARLKSLEDAAAPLVAFLQNASAVQELKADKHYNLQLLNDKYQIGPAQIEALYQYGKFQFECGNYSGAADYLYQYRALCTNSERSLSALWGKLAAEVLMQNWDIALEELNRLKEMIDSKNFSSPMNQVHSRIWLMHWSLFIFFNHDNGRTLIIDLFNQDKYLNAIQTGAPHLLRYLATAFIVNKRKRPQFKDFLKVIQQEQHSFKDPITEFLACVYVNYDFDGAQKKMRECEEVILNDPFLGKRVEESNFSTVPLRDEFLENARLFIFETYCRIHERIDMGVLAEKLNLNYEEAERWIVNLIRGSKLDAKIDSQTGTVIMEHNHPNVYEQLIEHTKALNSRTYKLVTQILEHAQAPAAH, from the exons ATGGCGGAATACGATCTAACACCACGCATAGCACCAAATCTCGACCGCCATTTAGTCTTCCCTCTCTTGGAATTCCTCCAAGAACGGCAATTATACAACGACAACCACATCCTCAAAGCCAAGATCGATCTTCTCAACAACACAAACATGGTTGATTACGCTATGGACATTCACAAAACACTTTACCAAACTGAAGATGTTCCTCAAGATATGATTGAACGTAGGGCTGACGTTGTTGCTCGTCTCAAGTCTCTTGAAGATGCCGCTGCCCCTCTTGTGGCGTTTCTGCAGAATGCTTCTGCTGTTCAGGAATTGAAGGCTGATAAACATTATAATCTTCAGTTGCTTAATGATAAATATCAG ATTGGTCCTGCACAAATAGAGGCATTATACCAATATGGCAAATTTCAGTTTGAATGTGGAAACTACTCTGGTGCTGCTGACTATCTTTATCAGTACAGAGCATTATGCACAAATAGTGAAAGGAGTTTGAGTGCATTATGGGGAAAGCTGGCAGCTGAAGTATTGATGCAAAACTGGGATATTGCTCTTGAAGAGCTCAATCGGTTGAAGGAAATGATTGACTCAAAG AATTTTTCATCACCTATGAATCAGGTGCACAGCAGAATATGGTTAATGCATTGGAGTCTGTTCATCTTTTTCAACCATGACAATGGAAGAACTCTGATAATTGATCTGTTTAACCAGGACAA GTATCTTAACGCAATCCAAACTGGCGCTCCGCACCTTTTGCGATACTTGGCCACAGCATTTATTGTCAACAAGCGCAAGAGGCCTCAATTCAAAGATTTTCTAAAAGTTATTCAACAAGAGCAGCATTCATTTAAGGACCCCATCACTGAGTTTTTGGCGTGTGTTTATGTGAACTATGACTTTGATGGCGCACAAAAGAAGATGAGGGAGTGTGAAGAA GTAATTCTCAATGATCCCTTCCTTGGTAAACGAGTGGAAGAAAGCAACTTCTCAACTGTACCATTAAGGGATGAGTTCCTTGAAAATGCTaggctttttatttttgagacaTACTGCAGGATACACGAACGCATTGACATGGGAGTACTTGCTGAGAAGCTAAATTTGAATTACGAGGAGGCTGAGAGATGGATTGTGAATCTCATCCGTGGCTCAAAGCTTGATGCCAAAATTGACTCTCAAACTGGAACGGTTATCATGGAACATAATCATCCAAATGT GTATGAGCAGCTGATAGAGCATACCAAAGCCCTTAACAGTCGTACTTACAAGTTGGTCACTCAAATTCTGGAACATGCACAAGCTCCAGCAGCTCATTAA